The window TTAGTAATTAGCTTCAGTAATGTAGCAAAACAGTTTACTAATTTACGTGCTTATCCACAACATAATAGGTGCTCAAATTTTAGGTGGTTGACCTCTGCCGGAACAGAATCCTCAGTATGTATTCTGTCAGAAATTAACCCACATGTTGCTTGTCCGTCTTATTTTTTGTACCGTCCTCATACAGATATGTCACTATTTTCATTACCTctgtgttttgttttttttttgggggggggggggaatatTGTGCGAGTTTTTGAATCACAGGATATgcctgacttttttttttttggagggttaaagtttttgaaagaaattatttgttttttttttctttctttaatgaaaatgaGAGGCATAACTTCTTCTTTTTAGTTAGAACCAGAGGCTTACTGCTATATAACTTCACTTCATTTTATGCCCTGATGGTTGAAGCAATTTGTTGATTTTGACCTTCTGAGCCTCCCCTCCCCCACCACAATGACACTCAATTACTACCTGTTTTTCTTGTTACGTGTTAACCATAGATGGGGGCGTCTTTTCAACAGTGTATGATTTAACATTACAATTTTCAAGGGTTCGGGAGTGAAATCTTGGAAACAGATTTGTTGGTAATCCGTTCATgagattttcatttttcaatgaaacaaCCAATAGATGGTGTTTTATTCACTCAGGAATTGCTTACAATGATTGGTTGCTTTGCTGAAGATGAAAATTCTGCAGTAACTGGACTTAAAGTTAGCAGTTTTGATTGATATATAACAGATCTGCTAACAACAGGACTGATAGGGTTGTTGTCCTAAGGCTTAAATCCATCATCGAGACAGAGAGAAGGCATTGCTTGTGGTTTCGGGAGACATGTTTGTGATTGTTTACATTTGCTATCTGTGAGAATTGTATTGATTGTTTATCTTCAAGTGGAGGCATTCAGAGTAATAAAGAGTATGGTTTTGTGGAGCAATATTCTTGTCTATACACCATTTCGTACTGATTTTTTGTTCTTGAATCTTCTTGAACTGATAATTTTTAAGCTGCTTTACTATATATTCTTGAAACCTCACTCTGCATAACATGGACATCATATAAAGTACATATGATATTTGGTTGTTGCTACCTGATTTTGCAACCTTAATTAACTCATTATTTTTGGGTGCTTTAAATGTCTTTTATCTGATGGTAAGCTCTATTACTGTAATTTTTTGATGTGAATATCCCTTAGTGAATGCTATTATGTTTGTGGTGAACAGCCTTATCTACCATGGAAGATGCTGGTTCAGTTGCTACACTCATGGATTCTACAAGCTCCAAAATACAGCAATTGCAAAAAGCATTTGCTGAGCTTGAGAGTCATCGTGCAATTACCCTCAACTGGAAATGGAAACAACTTGAAGAGCATTTTCATGGGCTTGAGAAGTCTTTGAAGAGGCGTTTCACTGAGTTGGAAGACCAAGAAAGggagtttgaaacaaaaatagTTGAATCTAAAGAGATGTTGGAGAGGCGTCAAGCTACTGTTGTGGCCAAGGAGCAGGCTTCATTGGCGAGACTCCAGCAGAAGAGAGATGCTGCTGTCTGTGCGATTACTTCTGCTCTGGAGAAGCATAGGAAGTTATCTTCTGATGAACCTGCTTTTGATAATAGCAAGGACCATGGTGGGGCACCAGATAAGGAGGATAAACCTCCTGATGCTATGGCTGCTGAGAGCAACATAAGACAGTTGACGGCACCTTCTGAAATTGAGAATGCAGTGGTGAAGTTGTATCCAGAGCTTGTCAAGTTGTGTCAGGAGATGAATTCAGAAGGCCTGCACAAATTTATATCAGACAACCGTAAAAACCTTGCTGTTATGAGGGAGGAAATTCCAAATGCACTAAAGGCTGCAAATGATCCAGCCTCGCTGGTTCTGGACTCACTCAATGGTTTCTACAGCATGGAAATGCCTAGCTCAGATGCCAAAAAGGACTCAAACCTCCTAGGCCTTCGTCGAAGCTGTATCATGCTGATGGAATGCCTTAGCACTTCATTCACAAATTTGGATCAGGAACTCATCTCAGGTATGATCTCATCTGATGCCAAGGAACGGGCAAAAGTTATTGCTGAAGAGTGGAAGCCGAAGTTAGATGATCTTGATGTTGATGCCAGCAGTGGGAACTCCTTAGAGGCTCATGCATTCTTACAACTTCTAGCTACTTTTGGTATCAATTCTGATTTTGACCAGGAGAGCTTATCCAAGCTAATACCTATGGTTTCTCGTCGTCGCCAGACAGCTGATCTGTGTCGTTCCCTTGGATTGTCTGACAAAATGCCAGGTTGGCTTCTTGTGAACGCTATTTGATAGTTATAAGATTTTTCTGAGTTATGGTTAGCAATTTGATTTGCTTCCAAATGAATATGAGTTTGTAGTTCAGTTTATTCTGTTTTCTTTCAGGTGTCATTGATGTTTTGGTGAAAAATGGGAGACAAATTGATGCTGTTAATCTGGCTTTTGCATTTGACCTGACAGAGCAGTTTTCACCTGTTATATTACTGAAATCTTACCTGAGCGACGCAGCAAAATTGTCTTCACCTAGTAAACTGGGAAACACATCACCTTCTGCACAGGTTTGTTTATATCCCTAATCCTCAACATCTACAAGAAGGACTATTGCTTCTGACGTGTTTTTCTGTGGCTTGCAAAAGCATTTACTCTTGACATATATTCATGTTTGGGTCTTTCCCAGGATGGTGATATTCAAATCAATGAACTTTCTTGTGGTGCatatatcatctaaaacttgtTGATCATAGCTTTGTATAAGAATTAGCGTCATTTATTTTGTACTTTCATATGGTCTAGTTTGAAGTTGCTAGTATTTTTTTCATGACACTATCTTAACCTATCGTGCGTTAAGGCTGAAACTTCCACAAAGATCCTTTTTCTGATGAGGGAGTGGAAGTATTCACTTGGATAATGCATTGTCAATTGTTTCAGTGCGATGTCAATGAAAAGGAGCTTTCTGCACTTAAGGCTGTGATTAAGTGCGTCGAGGAGCACAAGCTTGAGGACCTTTACCGTCTGGATGGTCTCCAAAAAAGGGTCGTGCAGctggagaaggcaaaggcagaTAAGAAAAGAGCCACAGAAGTTGCAAAACCTCAATCCAAAAGGCCTCGTGCTAATGGTGCTGGATATGGGCCACGAGTTGCTAATGTTGCCGCCGACAAGAACTCCTATGCTAGGATGACTGATAGGTACCCACAGTACATCTATGACAGACCATACTGTTACTCTGGACCAACTGACAACCACGTCGCCCCAGTTCTGGGTACTGCTGCTTACAGCCTCCCCCATAGTCATGGCAACTTCTTCGGAGCTGGATACCAGTACCAGGTGGCTCCGTACCTGCACTAATCAGTAGGAAAGATGAAAACGTTGATCGTGATCCTTTTAACTGTTAGTGTTAACCCTTTCTGTCTGTTGTACTGCACCACGTGAGCAAGTTTaatattggaaaaaaaaaaaaaaaaaactcaacctGGTTAATTTTAATCTGTTGTAAAATCTGATACTTTAATCCTCTAATATATGCACTACTGTTTTCTTATTTGTGTATATGTATGCAGTAATTAGTCTATTGCTTTTCAATTTTGGTATATTTCTTTCCACCTTGTTGTTCCGGTTTGATGCTTACACAAGCAAGGTCTACAGAAGTTGGcggttgtttcccttttcttaggTTGGTTGAATCCTTAGATGATGACCTTGTCTTGTCCTTCTGGTGTTGTTTTACTCCGCTTTCGAGCTGATGATATCAAGGACTAGTCGGAAGCTGTCATATGCTACGGCGAGCCTTCGACTATTGATTGCAATTTTTGGCTTCGACTATTGATTGCAGCACTATCACAGATCTTGAAACTGTTTCACGAAGAATGGGCTTAGGTTGAATGGAAACCTCGGAAGGGGGTCTCGATTACCATTAACTTTATGGTAGTTTCTGGCAGGCTCCGGTTACTCTATCAAAAATAGGAGGTGTAGACTGTGTAGTATTACGGTCTTGCTGAATCCCCTTGTGTTTTTCCcattcaataattcaagatcCTATTGACCACACCTTGGAatccaaaattataaaaaaggAGGACTTTGTCCAACTCCAGTGATTAATTATCATAGTACTACTGATAAAACACctgctttattattattatttttttttttttttgggcctaAATTGGGATTTTCCAAATTCGCGGGTGCTCTGCTAACCAACAAACCCGCCCTCCCGGGGCCCCGCCCCGCCAAAAACccaaaataaatgaatgaagTTCTGTTCATTCAAATGGTTCATTTTGAATTCTTCTTTCCCTCCCAAATTTGACCCGAGTAATCAACGAATCATTTGCTGGACTAAAAAAATGAGAATAGCAGAGATCTCCTCGCCGGAGCTCAGACGAAGCCACGATCAAGAGTCCGGACCTCACTCTCACACACTTTCACAAATCGAGTCATCAATTAAACAACTCGAACTGCATTCTCCTTCCACCATCTTACCGGAAGCTCTCTCCTCCGACCTCCGTTCTGCCCTGACTCAGCTGACACAGCTCGCGCCCTTCCCGAACTCAGTTTGTCTCAGCATCTGGAAACTCAGCTACCGACTCTGGAATGCCTGCGTCGATCTCTCCAACGCCTTCGCCGCCAGCGGCATCAAATCCTCCGAAGAGCACGCTAAGCTCCGTCAAGTCTCCGCTGACCTCCTCTTCCTCGCAGCTGACGTCGTCGGTATTCCTTCCCCGGCATTCAAGTGCGCCTCCTTCTTCTACAAGACCGGTCTCGTTTGGCACGATCTCAACAAATTCGACCTCGCGAGTAGTTGCTTCGAAAAAGCTACGGATCTCGTGTCCAAAGTTGAAATTAGTTCAATTTCAGATTACGATGAGCGCAAGCTTGTGTTAAATCTAAATCTAGCTAGGTCCCGGACTGCTTGGGAAGTTTCTGATAGGAATTTGTCCATCATGTTACTTAGTCGGTCAAAAAATGCACTGTTTGGAATTTCAGAGAACTACAAAGCATTAGCATCTCAGTATTTGATGTTCGGAAAAGTTATTTTGTCGAAAAATGAAGTTTCTGGAGTGAATGAAGcgttgaaattgatgaatgaagCACTGGAGTTGTGTGAAAAGGGGTTGAGGATTGCGAAGACAACAGAGGAGACTTTAGCACTGAAGGATTTGAGGGCAAAAGCGCTGCGCTTCATAGCCGCTGCTCATTTGCAGAGGGATGAATTTGATAATGTTCTCAAGTGCGTGAGAGTTTTGAGGGATGGTGGCGGGGACCAGCACCCAAGTTTGAGCGTGTTGGCCATGAAGGCGTGGTTGGGATTAGCAAGATATGGGGAAGCAGAGAAGGAGCTGAAAGGCATGGTAATAAATAAGGGGATTCCAGAGGGGGTTTGGGTGTCTGCAGTTGAATCATTCTTTCAGGCAGCTGGCACGGCTGGTGCCGATACCGCAAAAAGCGTGTTTTTGGGGCTATTAGGAAGGTGCCACGTCAGTGCTGGATCAGCTTTTAGAGTGGTAAACAGGGTGGTTGGAGATAGTGGAGGCGGCAGTGGGGAAGGTTCAAGAGTGAGGGCAAAAGTGGCGGCAGAACTGGTGTCTGATGAGAGGGTTGTGGCACTTTTCGCTGGAGAAGAGGCATCTAAAGAGAGGACTGCGATACATGCTCTTCTTTGGAACTGGTAAAAATCCATACATTTTTCCAGCTTTATGTTTCCACATTGTAAAGTATGCAAGTTAAGTAGATGTCTAAAGTTTGATACTACTATATGATTGAAATAGCATTTTGATATAACTGCTCTCCTATTGAAGGAACATGCAAGTCCTGCCCTGTGAATTTtatccagtttttttttttttttaatcgagGCCACTGTGTGCATACTGAATTGGTGAGGTTTTAAAGACAAATTGATCCTCCCTCCCTACAGCCAGCTTCCTGTTTTTGTTGCTTATCATAAGCTTCATTCATTCATCAATACTCCAATTCTGA is drawn from Coffea arabica cultivar ET-39 chromosome 1c, Coffea Arabica ET-39 HiFi, whole genome shotgun sequence and contains these coding sequences:
- the LOC113732103 gene encoding FRIGIDA-like protein 3 — its product is MEDAGSVATLMDSTSSKIQQLQKAFAELESHRAITLNWKWKQLEEHFHGLEKSLKRRFTELEDQEREFETKIVESKEMLERRQATVVAKEQASLARLQQKRDAAVCAITSALEKHRKLSSDEPAFDNSKDHGGAPDKEDKPPDAMAAESNIRQLTAPSEIENAVVKLYPELVKLCQEMNSEGLHKFISDNRKNLAVMREEIPNALKAANDPASLVLDSLNGFYSMEMPSSDAKKDSNLLGLRRSCIMLMECLSTSFTNLDQELISGMISSDAKERAKVIAEEWKPKLDDLDVDASSGNSLEAHAFLQLLATFGINSDFDQESLSKLIPMVSRRRQTADLCRSLGLSDKMPGVIDVLVKNGRQIDAVNLAFAFDLTEQFSPVILLKSYLSDAAKLSSPSKLGNTSPSAQCDVNEKELSALKAVIKCVEEHKLEDLYRLDGLQKRVVQLEKAKADKKRATEVAKPQSKRPRANGAGYGPRVANVAADKNSYARMTDRYPQYIYDRPYCYSGPTDNHVAPVLGTAAYSLPHSHGNFFGAGYQYQVAPYLH